The following are encoded together in the Effusibacillus lacus genome:
- a CDS encoding DJ-1/PfpI family protein, producing MKVAFILFDQMTTLDFVGFYDAVTRLKTMGFNENLSWDLCGLKEQVSDDRGITVIVDRVSPDLSEYDLIFIPGGFGTRQLVNVTEFVEWLKSAKEVDYKVSVCTGSLLLGAAGFLREKRATTHPNAYDLLRPYCSEVVEERIVKDGNVITGGGVAVSVDLGLYLCETLAGPEAAKRIQKQMDYLYYQTGLIGPGRIGQM from the coding sequence ATGAAAGTTGCGTTTATCCTGTTCGATCAAATGACGACTCTTGATTTCGTCGGATTTTACGACGCGGTTACCCGTTTGAAAACTATGGGGTTCAACGAGAATCTGAGTTGGGATTTGTGCGGATTGAAAGAGCAAGTGAGCGATGACAGGGGAATTACGGTAATAGTGGATCGTGTGTCCCCTGATTTATCCGAATACGATTTGATTTTCATCCCTGGAGGCTTCGGTACCCGGCAACTCGTGAATGTTACGGAATTCGTAGAATGGTTGAAGTCAGCAAAGGAAGTGGATTACAAGGTATCCGTCTGTACCGGGTCGCTCCTTTTGGGTGCAGCGGGCTTTCTGCGGGAAAAACGGGCTACGACGCATCCCAACGCCTATGATTTGCTTCGTCCGTATTGCTCAGAAGTGGTCGAAGAACGTATTGTCAAAGACGGAAACGTGATCACTGGCGGAGGAGTGGCTGTCTCAGTGGATCTCGGACTTTATCTTTGCGAAACCTTGGCGGGTCCGGAAGCCGCGAAACGGATTCAAAAACAAATGGATTATCTGTATTACCAAACGGGGCTTATTGGCCCTGGCCGCATCGGTCAAATGTAA
- a CDS encoding GNAT family N-acetyltransferase produces the protein MITMKRLSECALEQAVQAWNEGFKGYFFDASTTVDAFTARMGKEGLSPSLSIVAFLNGQPAGLVLNGVRNLNGKKVAWNGGTGVAPEFRKQRVGMQLIAKTLEIYQEEQVEIATLEAVSENEPAIALYERMGYVTTDRLLFFHHEGPLPDTLSGGAESSPFRIRRGIAQDVRMLPFYNHMSPWQTQWTSAIGGESAIAYDAAGEALGYALFHRTFDDSGRVGKITLLQCEAKPEVPDKQPILTALLAEAYSSAEDSVIRGTFNLPQSNEIVVQLHRKAGFTIRAEQVNMIRQML, from the coding sequence ATGATCACGATGAAACGGCTTAGCGAATGCGCATTGGAACAGGCTGTTCAAGCATGGAACGAAGGATTCAAGGGTTATTTCTTTGACGCGTCCACCACTGTGGATGCCTTTACGGCAAGAATGGGCAAAGAAGGGTTGTCCCCGTCGCTCTCCATCGTGGCGTTCCTGAACGGTCAGCCGGCAGGACTCGTATTAAATGGGGTTCGGAACCTAAACGGCAAAAAGGTGGCCTGGAACGGCGGGACGGGAGTCGCTCCCGAGTTCCGCAAACAACGTGTAGGAATGCAATTGATCGCCAAAACACTTGAAATCTATCAGGAAGAACAAGTCGAGATCGCCACCCTGGAGGCGGTCAGCGAGAATGAACCGGCCATTGCTCTGTATGAAAGAATGGGCTATGTTACAACTGATCGCCTGCTCTTCTTTCATCACGAAGGTCCGCTTCCGGACACCTTGTCCGGCGGGGCGGAAAGCAGCCCGTTCCGAATTCGTCGTGGAATTGCACAGGATGTCAGGATGCTTCCGTTCTACAATCACATGTCTCCCTGGCAAACGCAATGGACCAGCGCCATCGGTGGAGAGTCGGCTATTGCTTATGATGCTGCCGGGGAAGCTTTAGGGTATGCTTTATTCCACCGAACGTTTGACGATTCGGGCAGGGTTGGGAAAATTACTTTGCTGCAATGCGAAGCCAAACCGGAGGTACCGGACAAACAACCGATCTTGACTGCGTTGCTGGCAGAGGCATACTCATCGGCAGAGGATTCTGTAATTCGCGGAACCTTCAATTTGCCCCAATCGAACGAAATTGTCGTGCAACTGCATCGGAAAGCTGGATTCACAATCAGGGCAGAACAGGTGAATATGATACGACAGATGTTATAA
- a CDS encoding pyridoxamine 5'-phosphate oxidase family protein — protein sequence MRRKEFSVSEQAEIESFLAEMTYGFLATAGEDGWPHIKALNFVYLDDAVYFHGSLAGEKMKDLKTDNRATFSVAKEYSMIPSYLLDPKLACPATVFFKSVTVKGRAHVVEDLQEKARVFTAFMKKLQPEGGYEPIDPADPEYAASLRSVALVKIKVEDLSAKFKFGQNLKQETFGLVMAGLENRGETLDKETIALMEKFCPHHKKA from the coding sequence ATGAGAAGAAAAGAGTTTTCGGTGAGTGAACAGGCGGAGATTGAATCGTTCTTGGCGGAGATGACCTATGGGTTCCTCGCGACCGCAGGGGAGGACGGCTGGCCGCATATCAAAGCCCTCAACTTTGTCTATCTGGATGATGCCGTCTATTTTCACGGCAGTCTGGCCGGTGAGAAGATGAAGGATCTAAAGACGGACAACCGTGCAACGTTTTCGGTGGCGAAAGAATACTCCATGATCCCGTCTTACCTGTTGGATCCAAAGCTGGCTTGTCCGGCCACCGTCTTTTTCAAATCGGTGACTGTCAAGGGACGTGCCCATGTGGTGGAAGACCTGCAGGAAAAGGCACGGGTGTTCACAGCGTTCATGAAGAAGCTGCAGCCGGAAGGCGGGTATGAACCCATTGACCCGGCGGACCCGGAGTATGCCGCCAGCCTCAGAAGTGTGGCATTGGTGAAGATCAAGGTGGAGGATTTGTCGGCCAAGTTCAAGTTTGGCCAGAATCTGAAGCAGGAGACCTTTGGCCTTGTGATGGCAGGACTGGAGAACCGGGGCGAGACGCTTGACAAGGAAACGATTGCCTTAATGGAAAAGTTTTGTCCCCATCACAAGAAAGCTTGA